Proteins co-encoded in one Desulfobulbaceae bacterium genomic window:
- a CDS encoding ThiF family adenylyltransferase, with amino-acid sequence MIRVLETSTPELRDGVEVFLYPVQEGSSKVLFLFLSSRRRLRIKCKPAYAGLLKQFARHQPLASSMANVGLDLNNETINFISFLNNEGIITIQDPLETNLLPVNYVEQYKRQIYFLIDILKSPQKALEVQRKIFDAHITIFGLGAIGSAILLQLCMMGFRQFTLIDYAQIEADDIARTMYKTALDDGKQKTQAARTLAEETAFDPYVQTYDTTIKTTTELNDIIRKTSIIINTADQPYIGYTNIKLSRYALNRGIPLLVAGGFDAHLASFGELLIPHVTPCADCYATFFEDSLKNWKPIPHPVKERQGWFGGLGSLSAFSSSVATLKILSYFLDQVGDDKV; translated from the coding sequence ATGATACGAGTGTTAGAAACCTCTACTCCTGAGTTGCGAGACGGAGTAGAGGTTTTTCTTTATCCGGTACAAGAGGGCAGTTCCAAGGTTCTTTTTCTATTCTTGTCGAGCAGAAGGCGTTTGCGCATTAAATGTAAACCTGCCTATGCCGGGCTTTTGAAACAGTTTGCCAGACATCAACCACTGGCCAGTTCCATGGCTAATGTTGGTTTGGACCTGAATAATGAGACAATCAACTTTATTTCCTTTTTGAATAATGAAGGAATAATCACCATCCAAGATCCACTTGAAACAAATCTGCTTCCTGTAAACTATGTAGAGCAATATAAGAGGCAAATTTACTTCCTGATTGATATTCTCAAGTCCCCGCAAAAAGCATTAGAAGTTCAAAGGAAAATATTTGATGCTCATATTACGATTTTTGGGCTTGGAGCCATCGGCAGCGCAATTCTACTCCAACTTTGTATGATGGGATTCAGACAGTTTACTCTCATTGATTACGCTCAAATCGAAGCAGATGACATCGCGAGAACGATGTACAAGACGGCCTTAGATGATGGTAAACAAAAAACTCAAGCGGCTAGAACGTTGGCAGAGGAGACGGCCTTTGACCCATACGTTCAAACTTATGACACAACGATTAAGACGACAACTGAACTGAATGATATTATTAGGAAGACCTCAATTATCATCAATACAGCTGACCAGCCATACATCGGCTATACTAATATCAAGCTTTCCAGATATGCTCTAAACCGTGGTATTCCTTTGCTTGTGGCTGGGGGGTTCGATGCCCACCTCGCATCTTTTGGAGAATTGCTAATTCCGCATGTAACTCCTTGCGCCGACTGTTACGCGACTTTTTTTGAGGACAGCCTGAAGAATTGGAAGCCGATCCCCCATCCCGTGAAGGAAAGACAGGGCTGGTTTGGAGGCCTAGGAAGTCTTTCAGCTTTCAGCTCGTCAGTGGCTACCCTCAAAATCTTGTCATATTTTCTTGATCAAGTCGGAGATGATAAAGTT